From the Entomomonas sp. E2T0 genome, one window contains:
- a CDS encoding ATP-dependent nuclease — protein MYLAHIVINNFRLFEALDLKLNKGLNVLIGENDAGKTALIDAIKLVLNTNSIENVRVKETDFHTGADELSIQLKFEDLVELDGAAFANHLTTEEGKSVLYVNMKASLKQGFNRYGNNISQTISSGKNFEGDRLEDEQRTYLAATYLKPLRDAEKGLAAGANSRFSQLLQSSKAFGGDTNVVNRLIEAILTANKTIKEDDCIRNTAKTIEEQLNNFTFKEHAFNPVIEMLASKPLGEMNELEKKIVFKNILERLMLSIDETGQNHGLGYSNLLFMAAELMLLKDEQDEGLPMLLIEEPEAHLHPQLQMKFIQYLATITAGEPVNNQEQSTDSQMQVTSHKRNIQCIFSTHSPNLASKVPLESIILMNQGKAYPLRKGCTALANDDYIFLEKFLDVTKANMFFAKAVIFIEGEGEEILLPTIAELLGRPFENYGVSLVKGAGITYKRYVKIYKGNSDNDNLPIKVASITDLDLWPDKAEKQGENDIVGFKEKKQPKNGKGGNLHYWRSSYSDGLDDYKQKKQEFDDDNIKTFISNEWTFEYCLAKYGLAEEVYQASQGNNEGFADLNENIEEKAIQIYSKIDTKSSAKTEVAYNLSKILINKYKDSSQELKEKLPTYIIDAIEFVTEPFNDEIPESAAVAEVTQND, from the coding sequence ATGTATTTAGCACATATAGTCATCAACAACTTTAGATTATTTGAAGCATTAGATCTAAAGCTTAACAAGGGGTTAAATGTTTTAATCGGTGAAAATGATGCAGGGAAAACTGCATTAATTGATGCTATAAAATTAGTACTAAATACAAACTCTATTGAAAATGTCCGTGTTAAAGAAACGGATTTTCACACAGGAGCAGATGAGCTATCCATTCAGTTAAAGTTTGAAGACTTAGTAGAGCTCGATGGTGCTGCTTTTGCTAATCACTTAACGACAGAGGAAGGTAAATCTGTATTATATGTCAATATGAAAGCCTCGCTAAAACAAGGTTTCAATCGATATGGCAATAATATTAGCCAAACAATATCTTCGGGTAAAAATTTTGAAGGGGATAGGCTCGAAGATGAACAAAGAACCTATTTAGCGGCTACTTATTTAAAGCCATTAAGGGATGCTGAGAAAGGATTGGCTGCTGGTGCGAACTCCCGTTTCTCTCAACTTCTACAAAGTAGCAAAGCCTTTGGGGGAGACACAAATGTAGTTAATCGTTTAATAGAAGCAATATTAACTGCCAATAAAACGATTAAAGAAGATGACTGTATTCGCAATACAGCAAAAACTATAGAAGAACAATTAAATAATTTTACATTTAAAGAACATGCGTTCAATCCTGTTATTGAAATGTTAGCAAGCAAACCTCTTGGAGAAATGAACGAGCTAGAAAAAAAGATTGTATTTAAAAATATATTAGAAAGGCTAATGCTTTCAATTGATGAAACCGGCCAAAACCACGGTTTGGGTTATAGTAACTTGCTCTTTATGGCCGCTGAATTAATGCTACTTAAGGATGAGCAAGACGAAGGTTTGCCTATGTTGTTAATAGAAGAGCCTGAAGCACACTTACATCCTCAATTACAAATGAAGTTTATTCAGTATTTAGCTACAATTACAGCAGGTGAGCCTGTAAATAATCAAGAGCAATCAACAGATAGCCAGATGCAAGTAACTAGTCATAAAAGAAATATTCAATGTATCTTTTCTACCCATAGCCCCAATTTAGCCTCTAAAGTGCCTTTGGAAAGTATTATTTTGATGAACCAAGGTAAAGCTTATCCTTTACGTAAAGGGTGTACGGCTTTAGCTAATGATGACTATATTTTTCTAGAAAAATTTTTAGATGTGACAAAAGCTAATATGTTTTTTGCCAAAGCAGTTATTTTTATCGAGGGTGAAGGTGAAGAAATACTATTACCTACCATTGCCGAGCTATTAGGAAGACCCTTTGAGAACTATGGAGTTTCATTAGTGAAAGGAGCTGGTATTACTTATAAACGTTATGTAAAAATTTATAAAGGTAATAGTGATAATGACAATTTACCCATTAAAGTAGCAAGTATTACTGATCTAGACTTATGGCCTGATAAGGCAGAGAAGCAAGGCGAGAATGATATAGTTGGTTTTAAAGAAAAAAAACAACCAAAAAATGGAAAAGGTGGTAATTTACATTACTGGCGATCTAGTTATTCTGATGGGCTCGACGACTACAAACAGAAAAAACAGGAGTTTGATGATGATAATATCAAAACCTTTATTTCTAATGAATGGACTTTTGAATATTGTTTAGCCAAATATGGTTTGGCAGAAGAAGTTTACCAAGCCAGCCAAGGTAATAACGAAGGATTTGCAGATTTAAATGAGAATATTGAAGAAAAAGCAATACAAATTTACTCAAAAATAGATACTAAAAGTAGCGCTAAAACTGAAGTTGCATACAATTTATCAAAAATTCTAATTAATAAATATAAAGATAGCTCTCAAGAGCTAAAAGAAAAATTACCTACCTATATCATCGATGCCATAGAATTTGTTACAGAACCATTTAATGATGAAATACCAGAGTCAGCAGCTGTCGCTGAGGTTACTCAGAATGATTGA
- a CDS encoding UvrD-helicase domain-containing protein has product MIDITDEDIDLLQQEMGLVFDDARRECLKSYQDVQACPGSGKTTLVAAKLILLAKKWNANYQGVCVLSHTNVAKDEITKRLQDHPHGAKLLRYPHFIGTIHSFVNMFLGIPYCRSNNLLVTKIDDDSCYNYIESHICYKTKYYIEQNYCNLSDLKYYYRDNQLTLLVPGFSNTSEKPSYLDLCRVKQQLLSLGYHFYSEMFEYGKAYLHSNYSIKKFLRKRFPIVIIDEMQDTNKQQDELLNSIFNNQACKLQKFGDPDQAIYDSMNNSQPNESYNNQPNLLTIELSHRFSNDIANLVTGLSYNKLTLNTVLSSQNSPQHTIYLVDKATRDQVIPTFAKLCCECIPNDNTLPIKAVGAVGKKKEDSLTIVHYFPSFAMEKINNHNLNFDKLILYILVAKQLKDSHMKEPYQVIMKGIVKFCELANIELNQNSTSSLKAWFKQTNKIMDYNRWFLSVMQTNAITEPFWQSQIIELLSLFNIESTPKVTEFLKYTQQDMVDSTNTSNVYSYTDEDKTINVEVSTIHGVKGETHAATLVLETKNHEFDIQQTIDYLLKNTNKKPSGVRKEKFMKQLFVATTRPKYLVCLALDKSRFPENKQQIAIQKGWKIDDLTDNCI; this is encoded by the coding sequence ATGATTGATATTACAGATGAAGATATTGATCTATTACAGCAAGAGATGGGATTAGTATTTGATGATGCCCGAAGGGAATGCTTAAAATCATATCAAGATGTTCAAGCATGCCCAGGTAGTGGGAAAACCACTTTAGTTGCAGCTAAATTAATACTGCTAGCTAAAAAATGGAATGCCAACTACCAAGGTGTCTGTGTTTTGAGTCATACCAATGTGGCTAAAGATGAGATTACTAAAAGATTACAAGATCACCCACATGGAGCCAAGCTTTTAAGATACCCTCATTTTATAGGAACAATTCATAGTTTTGTGAATATGTTTCTTGGAATACCTTACTGTCGATCAAATAACCTTCTTGTCACTAAAATTGATGACGATAGTTGTTATAATTATATTGAAAGCCATATTTGTTATAAAACTAAATATTATATTGAGCAAAATTACTGTAATTTAAGCGATCTAAAGTATTATTATAGGGATAATCAGTTAACTTTACTCGTGCCTGGGTTTTCTAATACATCAGAAAAACCAAGCTATTTAGATTTATGTCGTGTCAAGCAACAACTATTGAGTTTAGGTTATCATTTTTATAGTGAAATGTTTGAGTATGGGAAAGCCTATTTACATTCAAATTATTCAATTAAAAAATTTCTTAGAAAGCGTTTTCCAATAGTTATTATAGATGAAATGCAAGATACCAATAAGCAACAAGATGAATTACTTAATAGTATCTTTAATAACCAGGCTTGTAAGCTTCAAAAATTTGGCGATCCAGATCAAGCAATATATGACTCTATGAATAATAGTCAGCCTAATGAGTCTTATAATAATCAGCCCAACTTATTAACCATAGAATTAAGCCATCGTTTTTCAAACGATATTGCAAACCTTGTTACAGGTCTTAGCTATAATAAACTGACACTTAATACTGTTCTTTCTAGTCAAAATAGCCCACAACATACAATTTATTTAGTTGACAAGGCGACGAGAGACCAAGTTATTCCCACTTTTGCTAAGCTCTGTTGTGAATGCATTCCCAATGATAATACACTCCCCATTAAAGCAGTAGGAGCTGTAGGTAAGAAAAAAGAAGATAGCTTAACTATCGTTCATTATTTCCCATCCTTCGCAATGGAAAAAATTAATAATCACAACCTTAATTTTGATAAATTAATACTTTATATTTTGGTGGCTAAACAATTAAAAGACTCTCATATGAAAGAGCCTTATCAAGTTATTATGAAAGGCATAGTCAAGTTTTGTGAGTTAGCTAATATAGAACTTAATCAAAACTCTACTAGCTCATTAAAAGCATGGTTTAAACAAACTAATAAAATAATGGACTATAACCGATGGTTTTTATCAGTTATGCAAACTAACGCAATCACTGAGCCTTTCTGGCAATCTCAAATAATAGAATTACTCTCTCTATTTAATATAGAGTCTACTCCTAAAGTTACAGAATTTCTTAAGTATACCCAGCAGGATATGGTTGATTCAACAAATACAAGTAATGTTTACTCTTATACTGATGAAGATAAAACTATTAATGTTGAAGTTTCAACCATACATGGTGTAAAAGGTGAAACACATGCTGCAACACTTGTTCTTGAAACTAAAAACCATGAATTCGATATTCAACAAACCATAGATTACTTATTAAAAAATACTAATAAAAAACCATCTGGAGTACGAAAAGAAAAATTTATGAAACAGCTATTTGTTGCTACAACAAGACCAAAATACCTTGTTTGTTTAGCTCTAGATAAATCAAGATTTCCAGAAAACAAACAACAAATAGCTATTCAAAAAGGCTGGAAAATAGATGACCTCACGGATAACTGTATTTAA